In Candidatus Micrarchaeum acidiphilum ARMAN-2, the following are encoded in one genomic region:
- a CDS encoding transcriptional regulator, TrmB, whose amino-acid sequence MLEIETSILAYLKAKHSSDSEEIGKEIGAESSSVSSTLESLANEGFVKIEKKVFHEVSVTDEGREYLEQFPEEKLVSNLGSDGIEVGSSTDKIALMWAKKNGWIDIAGGRARLTAGGRKFLSSGGEYAQRSVLKLLSERKIIDDQDFLKNQEAIDALQKRKLIRLREYSKISASITGSGIGYYDRERAPSCEKAQLDQLTRQAISSGAWRNFAFKKYDMGAETPEVYPGRLHPVHEFINVIRNIWMRMGFTEGSGHIIEPAFWNFDALFSPQDHPTRDMQDTFFLSNPERINLPEKELVEKVKEMHKKNWGRRWSAETAAEAVLRTHTTSISAHYIKEYGNGYGAYPAKLFYVGKVFRNESIDYKHLAELYQYDGIIIGDDLGLSELIGTLKLFYSQLGGFKIKIKPSYFPFVEPGLEVEYFDSEHNDWIELCGGGVIRKEITEALGTDKSVLAWGGGLDRLMFSRLGMESLTDLYKNDVDWLRKRKMIADFRL is encoded by the coding sequence TTGCTGGAAATCGAAACCTCAATACTTGCCTATTTAAAGGCGAAGCACAGTTCTGATTCGGAGGAGATAGGCAAGGAGATTGGCGCGGAATCCAGCTCCGTATCTAGCACACTCGAATCGCTGGCCAATGAAGGATTTGTAAAAATCGAAAAGAAAGTCTTTCATGAAGTCAGCGTTACTGATGAAGGCAGGGAGTACCTTGAACAATTCCCTGAAGAGAAGCTTGTCAGCAACCTTGGCAGTGATGGAATAGAGGTAGGGAGTTCAACAGACAAAATAGCACTGATGTGGGCCAAAAAGAATGGATGGATAGACATAGCTGGAGGCAGGGCAAGGCTGACCGCGGGAGGGCGGAAATTCCTGTCCTCTGGTGGGGAGTATGCGCAGAGGTCTGTGCTTAAGCTGCTTTCAGAACGCAAAATTATAGACGATCAGGACTTTTTAAAGAACCAGGAGGCCATAGACGCGCTCCAGAAAAGGAAGCTCATAAGGCTCAGGGAATATTCCAAGATCAGCGCAAGCATAACAGGCAGCGGTATTGGGTATTACGATAGGGAAAGGGCGCCCAGCTGCGAAAAAGCGCAGCTTGATCAGTTGACTAGGCAGGCAATATCGAGTGGTGCATGGAGGAATTTTGCATTCAAGAAATATGATATGGGCGCGGAAACTCCGGAAGTTTATCCTGGCAGGCTGCACCCGGTGCATGAATTCATCAACGTGATAAGGAATATATGGATGCGGATGGGTTTCACAGAGGGCTCCGGACATATCATAGAACCGGCTTTCTGGAACTTTGACGCGCTGTTCTCCCCGCAGGACCATCCGACAAGGGACATGCAAGACACTTTCTTCCTTTCGAATCCTGAAAGGATAAACCTGCCTGAAAAGGAGCTTGTGGAAAAGGTAAAGGAAATGCACAAGAAGAACTGGGGCAGAAGATGGAGCGCTGAAACAGCAGCAGAAGCTGTGCTCAGGACCCACACCACCAGCATATCAGCGCATTACATAAAGGAATATGGAAATGGTTATGGAGCATACCCTGCAAAACTTTTTTATGTTGGCAAGGTATTCAGGAACGAAAGCATAGACTACAAGCACCTTGCCGAACTCTACCAGTATGACGGCATAATAATAGGCGATGACTTGGGGCTCTCTGAATTGATAGGCACGCTGAAGCTCTTTTACAGCCAGCTGGGGGGCTTCAAAATAAAGATAAAGCCTTCCTACTTTCCGTTCGTAGAGCCCGGGCTCGAAGTTGAATACTTCGACAGCGAGCACAACGACTGGATAGAGCTCTGCGGCGGAGGAGTGATAAGGAAGGAGATAACCGAAGCTCTCGGCACAGATAAGTCTGTGCTGGCCTGGGGAGGCGGACTGGACAGGCTCATGTTCAGCAGGCTCGGCATGGAGTCGCTTACAGACCTTTACAAGAATGACGTGGACTGGCTGCGGAAGAGGAAGATGATAGCCGATTTCAGGTTATAG
- a CDS encoding Radical SAM domain protein produces MDDIKLMNAASMQNEVQIEIEKGMEVSEEADQNLIVNINNVRPETSYGESETYDPLLAPYHRSIEEIEKMPTIEQTKTVCPECKLIVDGTIYRDGDNVMIRKHCPEHGWTIEKYWEDYDMYMKMRRYNYYGRGFDNPNYINENKGANCPFDCGMCERHKSHTGLANVVVTNRCHLSCWYCFFYAKEGEAIYEPSIAELDKIFYNLRNQKPIPANALQITGGEPTMHPKIVEIIEHAKKAGFDQIQLNTTGINLALNPSLAMKLRHAGVSTLYMSYDGVSKRANPKNHWEVPKTLEVARKANIGIVLVPTVIRTVNDHELGAMINFALNNSDIVRAVNFQPVSLVGRMPSRLREKQRISIPGAIKLIEEQTNGVISKSDWFSVPYIGGINKFLEALTGEYKYDMSIHFACGAGTYIFLDSDNKIIPITRFVDAAGMVEYLQRAVDEMEGKGRLERKAIAVKTLVGFRKFIDKSKQPKSINFSKLLLSLFTKHDFATMGKFQMKSVFIGMMHFQDEYTYDIHRVEKCDIHYAMPDGEVLPFCTFNVFPEVYRDKVQKQYSIPSREWQQTHNEWTYAKDKYTRNIKELEASEEYRKTYGKMIDYFALPVNGGKPVANFANEKFS; encoded by the coding sequence ATGGACGATATAAAATTGATGAACGCAGCTTCAATGCAGAATGAGGTCCAGATAGAAATAGAGAAAGGCATGGAAGTCAGCGAGGAAGCAGACCAAAATCTTATAGTAAACATAAACAACGTTAGGCCTGAGACCAGCTATGGGGAATCTGAAACTTATGATCCACTTCTGGCTCCGTATCACCGCAGCATAGAAGAAATAGAGAAAATGCCAACCATAGAGCAGACAAAGACCGTATGTCCCGAATGCAAGCTGATCGTAGACGGTACAATATACCGCGACGGCGACAATGTAATGATAAGGAAGCACTGCCCCGAGCACGGCTGGACCATAGAGAAATACTGGGAAGACTATGACATGTACATGAAGATGCGCAGGTACAATTACTATGGAAGGGGCTTCGACAACCCTAACTATATAAACGAGAACAAGGGTGCAAACTGCCCGTTCGACTGCGGAATGTGCGAGAGGCACAAATCCCACACAGGACTCGCAAACGTCGTGGTAACAAACCGTTGCCACCTGAGTTGCTGGTACTGCTTCTTCTATGCGAAGGAGGGCGAGGCAATATACGAGCCCAGCATAGCAGAGCTTGACAAGATATTCTACAACCTAAGGAACCAGAAGCCGATACCGGCAAATGCCCTGCAGATAACCGGAGGGGAGCCAACAATGCATCCCAAGATAGTTGAAATAATAGAGCATGCCAAAAAGGCGGGCTTCGACCAGATACAGCTCAACACAACAGGGATAAACCTTGCGCTTAATCCTAGCCTGGCAATGAAGCTCAGGCATGCCGGAGTAAGCACCCTTTACATGAGCTACGACGGAGTGTCCAAGAGGGCGAACCCCAAAAACCACTGGGAAGTTCCAAAGACCCTAGAAGTGGCCAGAAAGGCAAACATAGGCATAGTGCTGGTGCCAACCGTGATAAGGACGGTAAACGACCACGAGCTCGGCGCAATGATAAACTTCGCGCTGAATAATTCCGACATAGTAAGGGCAGTCAACTTCCAGCCAGTGTCGCTGGTAGGGAGGATGCCATCCAGGCTCAGGGAAAAGCAGCGCATATCAATACCTGGAGCCATAAAGCTAATAGAGGAGCAGACCAACGGCGTAATATCAAAATCCGACTGGTTTTCAGTGCCGTACATAGGCGGGATAAACAAGTTCCTCGAAGCCCTGACAGGAGAGTACAAGTACGACATGTCCATACACTTTGCATGCGGCGCCGGAACATACATATTCCTGGACAGCGACAACAAGATAATCCCAATTACCAGGTTCGTAGATGCGGCAGGCATGGTGGAATACCTGCAGCGCGCAGTCGACGAAATGGAAGGCAAGGGAAGGCTAGAAAGGAAGGCCATAGCAGTAAAGACCCTGGTAGGTTTCAGGAAATTCATAGACAAGTCAAAGCAGCCCAAGTCGATAAACTTCTCGAAGCTGCTACTGTCCCTGTTTACCAAGCACGATTTCGCAACCATGGGCAAATTCCAGATGAAATCTGTATTCATAGGAATGATGCATTTCCAGGACGAATACACCTACGACATACACAGGGTAGAAAAGTGCGACATACACTACGCAATGCCGGACGGAGAAGTCCTGCCGTTCTGCACATTCAACGTATTCCCGGAGGTTTACCGCGATAAGGTGCAGAAGCAGTACAGCATACCCTCCAGGGAATGGCAGCAGACGCACAACGAATGGACATATGCGAAGGACAAATACACCAGGAACATAAAGGAGCTTGAAGCCAGCGAGGAATACAGGAAGACATACGGCAAAATGATCGACTACTTCGCGCTGCCTGTAAACGGCGGCAAGCCGGTCGCCAACTTCGCCAACGAAAAATTCAGCTGA
- a CDS encoding phenylalanyl-tRNA synthetase, beta subunit — MAGIDFYKKDIAKHFGAGEFGELVERIGMEVKGSDSDIVSLDITPNRPDLLYFYNFMETLRLFANRGAKSKSYAVESRIRTSIRVTKNVSSIRPNMAALVAEGLDMSGNALKYLVDFTEKLGSTYGRRRKKIAIGLHDYDKIDGGLVYDASHSGKIVPLGESSERTFEEVIRKNRKGMDYAYTITGPSNGKTAYPFLRDSEKTLSLIPIINSNISSISHKTKRMLIDITGIDESVDAVADMLACSLINMGAKVGLAEVSHGSATKTFPMMRRKSIEVGYKAISSVLGRSIAHSELPGLLESMGYSVAKLEKESLMAEVQPYRLDCFSSQDVIEDIAIAYGYDSIGTHSVENAGHGSPDLLEEFKNALGTLLSGFGFLEAYNYYLTNEKTCFEMMGKDFDSRRVVKLKNSKTEAFSILRDSLLPGLLHDISTTGHERMPQRLFEIGHVFSLEQGKPLEATRLGLIIEHSKANASECISIAKSVLGYLGIGYSLAGKDMPSFIPGRCASVVCGGEEIGVLGEIHPSVLNNFRIEEPVVALEMDLDYIMRSIRNTKTKMKN; from the coding sequence ATGGCTGGCATAGATTTCTACAAGAAGGACATTGCAAAACATTTCGGCGCAGGCGAGTTTGGGGAATTGGTAGAGAGAATCGGTATGGAAGTCAAGGGCAGCGACAGCGACATTGTAAGCCTGGACATCACCCCAAACAGGCCCGATCTCCTGTACTTTTACAATTTCATGGAAACGCTCAGGTTATTCGCCAACCGGGGCGCAAAGTCAAAAAGCTACGCAGTAGAAAGCAGAATCAGGACCAGCATAAGGGTAACGAAAAATGTCTCCAGTATAAGGCCCAACATGGCTGCGCTGGTAGCGGAGGGCCTGGACATGTCCGGAAACGCGCTCAAGTACCTTGTCGACTTTACCGAAAAGCTTGGATCAACATATGGCAGGAGGAGGAAGAAGATTGCGATAGGCCTTCATGATTATGACAAGATAGATGGCGGGCTAGTCTATGACGCATCGCATTCGGGCAAGATAGTGCCTTTGGGCGAGAGCTCCGAGCGCACGTTCGAGGAAGTCATCAGGAAAAACAGGAAGGGAATGGATTACGCATATACCATAACCGGGCCCTCAAACGGCAAGACCGCTTATCCGTTCCTGCGCGATTCGGAAAAGACCCTGTCACTTATACCGATAATCAACTCTAATATCAGCAGCATATCGCACAAGACCAAGCGCATGCTCATCGACATAACAGGAATTGATGAAAGCGTCGACGCTGTGGCAGACATGCTGGCGTGCTCCCTTATCAACATGGGGGCCAAAGTAGGGCTTGCGGAAGTTTCCCATGGATCGGCCACCAAGACCTTTCCCATGATGCGCAGGAAAAGCATTGAGGTCGGATATAAGGCAATAAGTTCTGTGCTTGGCCGCAGTATTGCGCATTCGGAGCTGCCTGGCCTGCTTGAAAGTATGGGCTACTCGGTTGCGAAGCTAGAAAAGGAGAGCCTAATGGCAGAGGTGCAGCCCTACAGACTCGATTGCTTCAGCAGCCAGGATGTTATTGAAGACATTGCGATAGCCTACGGGTACGACAGCATAGGAACGCACAGCGTAGAAAACGCAGGGCACGGCAGCCCTGATCTTCTGGAGGAGTTCAAAAACGCTTTGGGAACCCTGCTTTCTGGCTTTGGATTCCTGGAAGCGTACAATTATTACCTTACTAATGAAAAGACATGCTTCGAAATGATGGGCAAAGATTTTGACAGCAGGCGCGTTGTTAAGCTAAAGAATTCCAAAACAGAGGCTTTCAGCATACTCCGTGATTCGCTGCTGCCCGGGCTTTTGCATGACATAAGCACTACAGGACATGAAAGGATGCCGCAGCGGCTTTTTGAAATAGGGCATGTGTTTTCCCTTGAACAGGGAAAACCTTTGGAGGCTACAAGGCTGGGGCTCATAATAGAGCACTCTAAGGCCAACGCGTCGGAATGCATTTCGATTGCAAAGTCTGTGCTTGGATACCTTGGCATAGGCTATTCGCTTGCAGGGAAAGATATGCCTTCATTCATACCTGGCAGGTGCGCAAGCGTGGTCTGCGGCGGCGAAGAGATTGGTGTGCTCGGAGAGATTCACCCTTCTGTTCTTAACAACTTCAGAATAGAGGAGCCGGTCGTAGCACTGGAGATGGACCTGGATTACATCATGAGGAGTATTAGGAACACGAAAACGAAAATGAAGAATTAG
- a CDS encoding KH type 1 domain protein, with amino-acid sequence MNFPYYKGNLTNNYLVMINIIVLRLATGVSMDEVYIPAERAALLKADKKGIRKLEKLCSCKLKFRGANEIIIEGDGAFEEYTAKNVIYAFGRGFGIDVAAKLTHPDYYFSSIDISEFTRNKNRIREIRARLIGTNGRTKRYIEVVSSAKVSIFGDTISFIGKSDCIEEAETAANAIIDGRSHRLAYNKMEAAHRKNRERRREGVEEA; translated from the coding sequence ATGAATTTCCCTTACTATAAAGGAAATTTGACAAATAATTATTTAGTTATGATTAATATAATTGTGTTACGACTTGCAACCGGTGTTTCTATGGATGAAGTTTATATACCTGCCGAAAGAGCAGCTTTGCTTAAGGCGGATAAAAAGGGCATAAGGAAACTGGAGAAATTGTGCAGCTGTAAACTTAAGTTTAGGGGCGCAAACGAGATCATAATAGAAGGGGATGGGGCATTTGAGGAGTATACTGCCAAGAACGTAATCTACGCTTTCGGCAGAGGGTTCGGCATTGATGTTGCTGCCAAGCTTACACATCCTGACTATTACTTCTCATCTATAGACATAAGCGAGTTCACAAGGAACAAGAACAGGATAAGGGAGATAAGGGCCAGGTTGATAGGCACAAACGGGCGCACTAAGAGGTACATAGAGGTTGTTAGCTCAGCAAAGGTAAGCATATTTGGAGATACAATAAGTTTTATAGGAAAGAGCGATTGCATCGAAGAGGCTGAAACTGCGGCCAATGCCATAATAGACGGAAGATCCCACAGGCTGGCATATAATAAGATGGAGGCTGCGCACAGGAAGAATAGGGAAAGGCGCAGGGAAGGGGTTGAGGAGGCATGA
- a CDS encoding DNA topoisomerase VI, B subunit → MTETNSASVIFKEFKEHSIAEFFKKNKQMLGYSGLVHSLVTVVHEYVTNSLDACEEAGILPDISVEVRPVEEDRYLVRVRDNGPGIPKKFVGKALATILAGTKFHRYMQQRGQQGIGAAGCTMFSQITTGKPVIVRSSTGDDDGYSCKVYIDTMTNKPVVTEVANAEVPRGLEVQGEFGSVKYENSDHGVYEYLKRTALANPHAQIEFIDPNGKTNLLMRATDIIPKRPVPVKPHPLGVSVNDILELAQISESRKVSAFLMESLSRVSQGKIDEIRKIVGAEALEMAPRLLKWDDAKALVKAFKAIKWIAPDSSSISAIGEQQVKTALKNILNPEYMYVVERKPGIFAGGVPFVVEAALAYGGNSGKKVAEDAYEGNILRFANRVPLLFDSGGCAITVAARSIQWKRYGIDLDTQPVSVFVNVSSVHIPYSGVGKESIAQEDEIIEEIKLALMDAGRGIQRYIRGKERIGTEAGKYKTIMRYTKQLSKDVSALTGEDQGKIESELAALVSSHYKDILNDKGSETPEEGEAAGAQDDSGEGQ, encoded by the coding sequence ATGACAGAAACCAATTCAGCAAGTGTGATATTCAAGGAATTCAAGGAGCATTCGATAGCTGAGTTTTTCAAGAAGAACAAGCAGATGCTGGGCTATTCTGGTCTTGTACATTCGCTTGTCACGGTCGTGCACGAGTACGTGACAAACTCTCTGGACGCCTGTGAGGAAGCCGGCATACTGCCAGATATAAGCGTGGAGGTCAGGCCTGTTGAGGAGGACAGGTACTTAGTAAGGGTGCGGGACAATGGCCCTGGCATCCCAAAGAAATTTGTTGGAAAGGCCCTGGCTACTATACTGGCCGGCACAAAGTTCCACAGATACATGCAGCAGCGCGGCCAGCAGGGCATAGGCGCGGCGGGATGCACGATGTTTTCACAGATAACCACGGGCAAGCCTGTAATCGTGAGGTCCTCTACCGGGGACGACGACGGGTATTCGTGCAAGGTTTACATCGACACTATGACAAACAAGCCGGTTGTTACAGAGGTAGCAAATGCCGAGGTCCCACGGGGGCTTGAAGTGCAGGGAGAATTCGGGTCCGTGAAGTACGAAAACAGCGATCACGGTGTTTATGAGTACTTGAAAAGGACCGCGCTCGCCAATCCGCATGCGCAGATAGAATTTATAGACCCGAACGGAAAGACAAATTTGTTAATGAGGGCAACCGACATCATACCGAAAAGGCCCGTGCCGGTAAAGCCGCATCCTCTGGGCGTGTCTGTGAACGACATCCTGGAGCTGGCGCAGATAAGCGAATCCAGAAAGGTTTCCGCGTTTTTGATGGAAAGCCTTTCCCGCGTATCGCAGGGTAAGATAGACGAAATAAGAAAAATCGTAGGGGCTGAGGCTTTGGAAATGGCGCCAAGGCTGCTGAAGTGGGATGACGCGAAGGCTCTTGTCAAGGCTTTCAAGGCGATCAAGTGGATTGCGCCGGACTCCTCTTCGATAAGCGCAATAGGCGAGCAGCAGGTAAAGACCGCCCTTAAGAATATACTTAACCCGGAATACATGTATGTTGTAGAGAGGAAGCCTGGAATATTTGCTGGAGGTGTGCCTTTCGTTGTTGAGGCGGCACTGGCCTACGGAGGGAACTCCGGGAAAAAGGTTGCGGAAGACGCATACGAGGGCAATATACTCAGGTTCGCCAACAGGGTGCCGCTGCTTTTCGACAGCGGCGGATGCGCCATAACCGTGGCGGCCAGAAGCATACAGTGGAAGAGGTATGGCATCGACCTTGATACCCAGCCCGTCAGCGTATTCGTAAACGTTTCTTCAGTTCACATACCGTATTCTGGCGTAGGCAAGGAATCAATAGCCCAGGAGGACGAGATAATAGAGGAGATAAAGCTTGCACTTATGGACGCTGGCAGGGGCATACAGAGATATATCAGGGGCAAGGAGAGGATAGGGACAGAGGCCGGCAAGTACAAGACGATAATGAGGTACACAAAGCAGCTTTCAAAAGACGTGAGCGCATTGACAGGCGAGGACCAGGGCAAGATCGAGTCTGAGCTTGCTGCGCTGGTGTCCTCCCATTACAAGGATATACTCAATGACAAAGGCAGTGAAACTCCAGAGGAAGGAGAAGCTGCGGGCGCGCAGGATGATTCAGGCGAGGGACAATAG
- a CDS encoding Nucleotidyl transferase codes for MLAVILAGGFGKRLMPFTSSTPKALLKIDGKSILDRQIEWLSGCGVSNFVVSAGYLYEKFENHLKSMDNATVIAEPEPLGTAGALKFTSKLINKEERFFVVNGDVLSEISPNDLSLGNRHIASMALVPLRSTYGVVAIRDGEVTGFREKPVLEGYWLNAGIYLMSREVLAMLPDKGDLSKDVFPMLASKGLLGCSTFTGKYWTSIDSIKDLEEAEKDLKLGSHGNAPQQ; via the coding sequence ATGTTGGCTGTCATACTTGCAGGCGGGTTTGGAAAAAGGCTTATGCCTTTTACCTCAAGCACTCCTAAGGCCCTACTGAAAATAGACGGTAAAAGTATACTAGATCGGCAGATTGAGTGGCTGTCAGGCTGCGGAGTCTCAAACTTCGTTGTTTCTGCAGGATATCTCTACGAAAAGTTTGAAAACCATCTAAAGAGCATGGATAACGCGACCGTAATTGCAGAACCGGAACCTCTTGGAACTGCAGGCGCACTAAAATTCACCTCAAAGCTAATAAATAAAGAGGAACGCTTCTTTGTTGTAAATGGCGACGTCTTATCAGAAATAAGTCCGAATGACCTATCCCTTGGCAACAGGCACATAGCATCAATGGCATTGGTGCCACTGAGAAGCACATACGGGGTGGTTGCCATAAGAGATGGCGAAGTTACTGGCTTCAGGGAAAAGCCGGTCCTTGAAGGGTATTGGCTGAATGCCGGCATATACCTGATGTCCAGGGAAGTCCTTGCCATGCTTCCAGACAAAGGCGACCTAAGCAAGGACGTGTTTCCGATGCTTGCTTCAAAAGGGTTGCTGGGCTGCAGCACATTTACCGGCAAGTACTGGACATCAATAGACAGCATAAAGGACCTTGAGGAGGCCGAAAAAGACCTAAAACTCGGCAGTCATGGGAATGCACCGCAGCAATGA